DNA from Nitriliruptor alkaliphilus DSM 45188:
CGTCCGGGCCGATCAGCGACGCCGGGGCCTGCTGACCCGGATGATGGGGTCGCTGCTCGACGATGCCTCGGAGCGTGGCGAGCCGCTCGCGGCGCTCTGGGCCAGCGAAGCACCCATCTACGGACGCTTCGGGTTCGGTCCGGCTGCGCCGACGCTGAACCTCGAGATCGAGCGCGCCGTCCGCTTCCGCACGGAGGGGCCGGTGGAGGACGTGGTCCTCGTCGACCGCGCCGACGCCGGCAGCGCCTTCCCGGCGCTCTACGAGGCGGCTCGCCGGACGCGACCGGGCACGATGGGACGTTCCGACGGTTGGTGGCGGCGCGAGTTGGACGACCCCGACGACCGACGTGAGGGTGCGGGAGAGAAGCGGTACGCGCTCTTGCCGGGCCGCGGGTACGCGACCTACCGGCTGCGGGCTGGCTGGGGTGCGGGGGTGCCCGACGGGACGGTCGAGGTCCTCGACCTCGTCACGCTCGATGGCGTGGCCAACGCGGCCCTGTGGCGCTTCGTGATCGACACCGATCTCAGCGTCCGGACCCGGGCCGGTCGGCGACCCGTCGACGATCCGCTCCTGGTCTCGGTGACCGACCCGGCGCGCCTGCACGCCGGTCACGACTGGCCGCTCCAGCTGCGGTTGGTGGACCTCCCTCGCGCGCTGACGTCGAGGGGCTACCGCGTCGACGACACGCTGGTGCTCGGCGTGCACGACGCCTTCCGCCCCGCGAACCAGGGCACCTGGCGCCTGGTGGTCGAGGGCGGGGTCGCGACCTGCGAGCCCACCGACGGTCCGGCCGACCTGGAGCTCGACATCGCGACCCTCGGCGCGGTGTTCCTCGGTGGACAGCGCACGACGACGTTCGCTGCCGCAGGGCAGGTCACGGCCCCGGACCGGTCGGCCCCGGCCCGGCTCGATCGGCTGATGGCGGCCGATGTGGCCCCCTGGCACGGCGGCATGTTCTAGTCCGTGGCAGGCTGGGCGCCATCCGCGACCCACGAGAGGTGAGCAGTGCCGTTCCCGAAGAGCGACCACATCTGGATGGACGGCGAGGTGGTCGCGTGGGACGACGCGACCGTGCACGTCCTGACGCCGACGCTCCACTACGGCTACGGCGTGTTCGAGGGCATCCGCGCCTACCCGACCGACGAGGGGTCCGCGGTGTTCCAGCTGCGCACCCACCTGGCGCGGCTGCTGCGCAGCGCCCGGATCTACCCCCCGCTCGACGAGGTGCCGTTCTCGGTCGACGACCTGTGCGACGCCACGCTCGACCTGATCGTGCGCAACGGCCACGAGCAGGGCTGTTACGTCCGGCCGACCATCTACCTCGGCTACGGCGAGATCGGCCTGAACCCGCTGCCCTCCGAACCGAAGGTCGCCATCGCCACCTGGGAGTGGGGCGCCTACCTCGGCGAGCAGGCGCAGCTCGACGGCGTTCGGGTGATGATCTCCAGCTACCGCCGCATCGGCAAGAACACCATCCCGCCGGCCGGCAAGGCCAACGGGCAGTACCTCAACAGCTCGCTCGCCAAGGTCGAGGCCATCCGCGCCGGCTACGACGAGGCCATCATGCTGTCCGAGGACGGCTTCATCGCCGAGGGCACCGGGGAGAACCTCTTCGTCGTCCACGACGGCGTGATCTCGACCCCGCCACTGTGGAACGGTCCCCTCGACGGCATCACCCGCCAGGCGGTGATGACCATCGCCGAGGACCTCGGCCACCCGGTGGTGGAGCGGCCGCTGGTCCGCACCGACCTGTTCCTCGCCGACGAGATCCTGCTGACCGGCACGGCGGCGGAGATCACCCCGGTCCGGGAGGTCGAGGGGCGGACCATCGGACCCCGCGGCCCCATCACCGAGGCCATCCAGTCGACGTTCAACGACGCGGTCCGAGGCCGCGTCGAGCGCTACCGCGACTGGTTGACACCGGTCCCACGCTGACCGGGTCGACGTCCGCGCCACCGCCCTGCACCACGAACGGAGCCTTCGTGCCGACCCTCCGCACCCGCCTCGTCCGCGCCGGGTTCGTCGCCGCGCTGCAGGCGGTGCGGCGAACCGCCGGCGGTGTGCCGCTCGGCGACGCGCCGGAGGAGGAGCTGCGCGAGTACGCCCTCGGCATGCGGGCGCAGCTCGAGACGCTCTCGGCGCGCCTGCCCACCGGACGAACCGTGCGGTTCCGTGAGGCCGACGAGTGCCCCGTCGCGGGGCTCTGGGTCGCCGACGGCCGAGCGCTGCCCCCGGTCGGCGACGACCAGGTCAGCGACCTCGGCTGTGACACGGCGGAGCGGGTGGTGCTCCACCTGCACGGCGGGGCCTACGTGATGGGTTCGCCACGCACGCACCGCGGGCTCGCGGCGGCCCTGTCCCGAACGGCCCACGCGCAGGTGCTCCTCCCCGACTACCGCCTGGCGCCCGAGGACGTGCACCCGGCTGCGCTCGACGACGCGCTGGCGGTGTACCGCTGGCTCGTCGAGGAACGGGCGTACCCGGCCGCCCGGATCGCGGTCACGGGTGATTCGGCCGGGGGCGGGCTCGGGCTCGGGCTGCTCTTCGCCGCCCGGGACGCCGGGCTCCCGCTCCCAGCCTGTTACGTCGGCCTGTCGCCGTGGACCGACCTCGCCGGCACCGGCGGTTCCGTGCGCGAACTCGACGGGATCGACCCGTGGCTGTCGACCGATCTGCTGGTGCCCGCGGCACGCGCGTACGCAGGCACGACCGACCTGGAGGACCCGATGGTGTCGCCGCTGTACGGCGACCTGGTGGGCCTGCCGCCCGTGCTGGTCCACG
Protein-coding regions in this window:
- a CDS encoding GNAT family N-acetyltransferase, which codes for MTAGPAVPRLHGVDDGSLPDFMRAFDLTFGQIGTPERVDRLRAWIELDRLVAASVSGQVVATSGAFSFEMSLPFASSAPCAGITLVSVRADQRRRGLLTRMMGSLLDDASERGEPLAALWASEAPIYGRFGFGPAAPTLNLEIERAVRFRTEGPVEDVVLVDRADAGSAFPALYEAARRTRPGTMGRSDGWWRRELDDPDDRREGAGEKRYALLPGRGYATYRLRAGWGAGVPDGTVEVLDLVTLDGVANAALWRFVIDTDLSVRTRAGRRPVDDPLLVSVTDPARLHAGHDWPLQLRLVDLPRALTSRGYRVDDTLVLGVHDAFRPANQGTWRLVVEGGVATCEPTDGPADLELDIATLGAVFLGGQRTTTFAAAGQVTAPDRSAPARLDRLMAADVAPWHGGMF
- a CDS encoding branched-chain amino acid transaminase, with amino-acid sequence MPFPKSDHIWMDGEVVAWDDATVHVLTPTLHYGYGVFEGIRAYPTDEGSAVFQLRTHLARLLRSARIYPPLDEVPFSVDDLCDATLDLIVRNGHEQGCYVRPTIYLGYGEIGLNPLPSEPKVAIATWEWGAYLGEQAQLDGVRVMISSYRRIGKNTIPPAGKANGQYLNSSLAKVEAIRAGYDEAIMLSEDGFIAEGTGENLFVVHDGVISTPPLWNGPLDGITRQAVMTIAEDLGHPVVERPLVRTDLFLADEILLTGTAAEITPVREVEGRTIGPRGPITEAIQSTFNDAVRGRVERYRDWLTPVPR
- a CDS encoding alpha/beta hydrolase, which codes for MPTLRTRLVRAGFVAALQAVRRTAGGVPLGDAPEEELREYALGMRAQLETLSARLPTGRTVRFREADECPVAGLWVADGRALPPVGDDQVSDLGCDTAERVVLHLHGGAYVMGSPRTHRGLAAALSRTAHAQVLLPDYRLAPEDVHPAALDDALAVYRWLVEERAYPAARIAVTGDSAGGGLGLGLLFAARDAGLPLPACYVGLSPWTDLAGTGGSVRELDGIDPWLSTDLLVPAARAYAGTTDLEDPMVSPLYGDLVGLPPVLVHVGSDEILRDDAVRLVERAREAGVDASLGIFDGLWHVFQAFPLPESRSSLREVGAFIRRQTTADTRQEAA